The following coding sequences are from one Triticum dicoccoides isolate Atlit2015 ecotype Zavitan chromosome 4A, WEW_v2.0, whole genome shotgun sequence window:
- the LOC119285468 gene encoding uncharacterized protein DDB_G0271670-like yields the protein MDDDIDSSCSTPFASAPSSPGRSPSIFGGGGGGGGYFFSAPASPIHHLLFSSSSAAAGAPNGGGYGGLGDAEFEFGGPGEHMISADELFQNGQIRPLTLSPLPDLDPDSEEDDSERRHGPARGREPTFRSGSVHRRARSMSPMRSPSPRLKLLSALVPAPDLGSVSLSTGAQEAPPPVTASSRSSSSSSTSSSSSASSARGSRRWVILKDMLLHRSKSEPGSAHAHEAPAAAAKPEKAWQFSPSWASRDKVIAKLRGARPSPQSETGAAASGGAGEGDESRTTRSQGRSKGRRRSTTVAAAHERLYAAPNRAQAEEMRRRTFLPYRQGVLGCLGFSSRGYGALRGFSKTLSPVFSR from the coding sequence ATGGACGACGACATCGACAGCTCCTGCTCCACCCCTTTCGCCAGCGCGCCGTCCAGCCCCGGCCGCTCCCCTTCcatcttcggcggcggcggcggcggcggcggctattttTTCAGTGCACCGGCCAGCCCCATCCACCACCTGTTGTTCTCGTCCTCCTCGGCCGCCGCTGGTGCCCCTAATGGCGGCGGGTACGGTGGACTAGGTGACGCGGAGTTCGAGTTCGGCGGCCCTGGCGAGCACATGATCTCTGCTGACGAGCTCTTCCAgaacggccagatccggccgctcaCCCTGTCCCCGCTCCCGGATCTCGACCCCGACAGCGAAGAAGATGACAGCGAACGGCGCCACGGCCCCGCGCGCGGCCGCGAGCCCACGTTCCGGAGCGGCTCCGTGCACCGCCGCGCCCGGTCGATGTCCCCGATGCGCAGCCCGTCCCCGCGGCTCAAGCTTCTCAGTGCGCTCGTCCCCGCGCCGGATCTTGGCTCCGTGTCCCTCTCGACTGGGGCGCAGGAGGCCCCGCCGCCGGTCACCGCCTCGTcgcgctcctcctcgtcctcgtcgacctcctcctcgtcgtccgcgTCGTCCGCCCGCGGATCCCGGCGGTGGGTTATCCTCAAGGACATGCTCCTCCACCGCAGCAAAAGCGAGCCCGGCAGCGCCCATGCGCACGAAGCCCCTGCGGCCGCCGCCAAGCCGGAGAAGGCATGGCAGTTCTCGCCTTCGTGGGCGTCGAGGGACAAGGTCATCGCGAAGCTGCGCGGGGCGAGGCCATCACCGCAATCGGAGACGGGAGCGGCGGCCAGCGGCGGCGCCGGTGAGGGCGACGAATcccggacgacgcggagccagggcagGTCCAAGGGTCGGCGGCGCTCAACGACGGTGGCGGCCGCGCACGAGAGGCTTTACGCGGCGCCGAACAGGGCGCAGGCGGAGGAGATGCGGCGGCGGACGTTCCTGCCGTACCGGCAGGGCGTGCTcggctgcctcggcttcagctcccGCGGCTACGGCGCGCTCCGCGGGTTCTCGAAAACCCTCAGCCCCGTCTTCTCCCGGTAA